The Desmonostoc muscorum LEGE 12446 genome includes a region encoding these proteins:
- a CDS encoding serine/threonine-protein kinase, with protein sequence MLCCVNPDCQKPLNPEKNKYCHNCRAELISLLGGRYRPTQVLSDEGGFGRTYLAEDVHKLNECCVVKQFAPKLQGTGPLTKAVELFKQEASRLQELAEHPQIPTLLAYFEQNGYLFLVQQFIDGQNLLKEWETRGNYNEIEIRELLLDLLPVLKFIHVLGVIHRDIKPQNIIRRQHDGRLVLIDFGASKQLTATVQTKLGTVIGSHGYTALEQMQDGKAYPASDLFSLGATCFHLLTGVRPSQLWMQQGYSWVASWRQYLNTPGRDGISLSLELAEVLDKLLQLDIQKRYQSADEVITDLTPRLPPALSSVPPTILTPTFTTTSANTAPVSPKPNNNLKSQLLLASSVLVLGLGGVWYFQTRPDEVRQLPEQISLPVNSPPKNMLEVPYLAKSLKGHSSDVNSVAFSPDGTTLGSASDDKTIKLWNLATKEEIRTLEGHSNWIWTIAFSPDSKTLASGSADTKIKLWNLETGKLIRTLEGHTDGVTSVSFSPNGKTLASGSASKDTKIKLWNLETGELIRTLEGHTNGVQSVVFSPDGKTLASGSWDKTIKLWNLETGKLIRTLEGNGGSILSVAFTPDGKTLASGSNDKTIKLWNLETGKLMHTLKGHNDKINSLAFLSSPPLNNITLVSGSSDKTIKLWNPVTGEKIRTLETGSGYIYAVAISPDGQTIAGGGSGENILKIWQTIH encoded by the coding sequence ATGCTCTGTTGTGTGAATCCCGACTGCCAAAAACCCCTAAATCCTGAGAAAAACAAGTATTGCCACAATTGTCGAGCGGAATTGATATCCCTACTGGGAGGTCGCTATCGTCCCACTCAGGTATTATCAGATGAGGGCGGATTTGGCAGAACCTATCTAGCGGAAGATGTACACAAACTAAATGAATGCTGTGTTGTCAAACAATTTGCACCAAAACTTCAGGGAACCGGGCCACTAACAAAGGCTGTTGAACTATTTAAACAAGAAGCCAGCCGACTTCAAGAATTAGCAGAACATCCGCAAATTCCAACTTTATTGGCTTATTTTGAGCAAAATGGCTATTTATTTTTAGTGCAGCAATTTATTGATGGACAAAACTTGCTCAAGGAATGGGAGACGCGGGGAAACTACAACGAAATAGAGATTCGGGAACTTTTGCTAGATTTACTGCCGGTGCTAAAGTTTATTCATGTACTGGGAGTGATTCACCGGGATATCAAGCCACAAAATATTATTCGCCGTCAACATGACGGGCGATTAGTGTTAATCGATTTTGGAGCCTCCAAGCAGCTAACAGCAACAGTGCAGACTAAACTTGGCACTGTCATTGGCTCACACGGATACACAGCACTGGAACAAATGCAAGATGGCAAAGCTTACCCAGCCAGTGATTTATTCAGTTTGGGAGCAACTTGTTTTCATCTACTGACTGGGGTTCGCCCATCTCAACTGTGGATGCAGCAGGGTTATAGTTGGGTTGCATCGTGGCGACAATATTTGAACACTCCAGGTAGAGACGGGATTTCTCTGTCTCTAGAGTTGGCTGAAGTTTTGGATAAGTTGTTGCAACTGGACATCCAAAAGCGTTACCAATCAGCTGATGAAGTCATCACTGATTTAACACCCAGGCTACCACCAGCATTGTCATCAGTTCCGCCAACTATACTTACACCAACATTCACAACTACTTCAGCAAACACGGCACCAGTTTCACCAAAACCAAATAACAATCTCAAAAGTCAACTGCTGTTAGCTAGTAGTGTTTTGGTGTTGGGATTAGGGGGAGTTTGGTATTTCCAAACTCGTCCCGATGAAGTCAGGCAGCTTCCTGAACAGATTTCTCTGCCTGTCAATTCCCCACCAAAAAACATGTTGGAAGTCCCTTACCTAGCCAAATCTCTCAAAGGCCATTCCAGCGATGTGAATTCCGTAGCCTTCAGTCCTGATGGTACAACCCTTGGTAGTGCTAGTGACGACAAGACAATCAAGCTATGGAATCTGGCAACTAAAGAAGAAATCCGCACCCTCGAAGGACATTCCAATTGGATTTGGACTATAGCCTTTAGTCCTGATAGCAAAACCCTCGCCAGTGGAAGTGCGGACACGAAAATCAAACTCTGGAATTTGGAAACAGGAAAGTTAATCCGCACTCTTGAAGGACATACCGACGGAGTTACCTCGGTGAGTTTCAGTCCTAATGGCAAAACCCTCGCCAGTGGTAGTGCTAGTAAGGATACGAAAATCAAACTCTGGAATTTGGAGACAGGAGAGTTAATCCGCACTCTCGAAGGACATACCAATGGTGTTCAATCTGTAGTCTTCAGTCCTGATGGCAAAACCCTCGCCAGTGGTAGTTGGGATAAAACAATTAAACTGTGGAATCTGGAGACAGGAAAGTTAATCCGCACCTTAGAGGGAAATGGAGGGTCGATTCTTTCAGTTGCTTTTACTCCCGATGGCAAAACCCTTGCCAGTGGCAGTAATGACAAAACAATTAAATTATGGAATCTAGAGACAGGAAAGTTAATGCACACCTTAAAAGGACATAATGATAAGATTAATTCCCTCGCCTTTTTGTCAAGCCCACCTTTAAATAATATCACCCTAGTTAGTGGCAGCAGCGACAAAACTATCAAACTATGGAATCCGGTAACAGGAGAAAAAATCCGCACCTTAGAAACGGGTTCTGGATATATTTATGCCGTTGCTATCAGCCCAGATGGACAGACTATTGCCGGCGGTGGAAGTGGTGAAAATATTTTGAAAATTTGGCAAACAATTCACTAA
- a CDS encoding O-antigen ligase family protein gives MTNIFFLLILFSSLLGRLKFPGLNIGIHYLLLPALSFGIISLSLKDTRETIKKNKIILMSLGLLYLWMWVSSLFSQFPTTAITYSLKYSSYFILFFAFLVLTFKRLKTSSLTFYYRCILYLLQIIAIFGFLEALVPNHWIFELLKFPSFYPQIGSIMQNPNQFGVIMGIGLCLSLILEKQNKISQIELYISEFLFLICLAFSASRNAWIIFIFGIIILLICKIINLKKMIFIMSLWLFCILSIPVSTYRIGLGDSKIFPLINLFFANPIEIALPSPVGTALSRFALWQAALSETIKRPVTGIGIGVFAEYIGVKVFGAKGFHAHNIFLNVLVEQGVPGLLIFSNFLVKIASKVKYANPVAIVPIMMFLASQIPDFFAEDYTFTTIEFYFIAAAINSRKVVSENSGVQSLTPLLGTEI, from the coding sequence ATGACTAATATATTTTTCCTGCTCATACTATTTTCTTCGCTTTTAGGGCGACTTAAATTTCCTGGACTCAATATTGGTATTCATTATTTATTACTTCCTGCCTTGAGCTTTGGTATAATTAGTTTGTCTTTAAAAGACACAAGAGAAACTATTAAAAAAAATAAAATTATTTTGATGTCCTTGGGTCTATTATATTTATGGATGTGGGTGTCTTCATTATTTAGTCAATTTCCCACTACAGCTATTACTTATAGTCTTAAATATTCTAGTTATTTTATATTATTTTTTGCTTTTCTAGTCTTAACTTTTAAAAGGCTCAAAACATCATCTTTAACATTTTACTATCGTTGTATATTGTACTTACTACAAATAATTGCAATTTTTGGTTTTTTAGAAGCTTTAGTTCCCAATCACTGGATTTTTGAATTATTAAAATTTCCCAGCTTTTATCCCCAGATTGGTTCAATAATGCAAAATCCTAATCAGTTTGGAGTAATAATGGGTATTGGTTTATGTTTAAGTCTGATTCTAGAAAAACAAAACAAGATTTCTCAAATTGAATTATATATAAGTGAATTTCTTTTTTTAATTTGCCTAGCGTTTTCTGCAAGCAGAAATGCTTGGATAATTTTTATTTTTGGAATAATTATTTTATTGATATGTAAAATTATTAATTTAAAAAAAATGATTTTTATTATGAGCCTCTGGTTATTTTGTATTTTATCTATACCAGTATCTACATATAGAATCGGTTTGGGAGATAGTAAAATATTTCCATTAATTAATTTATTTTTCGCAAATCCGATTGAAATAGCACTTCCTAGTCCTGTAGGAACAGCGTTGTCAAGGTTTGCTCTTTGGCAAGCAGCCCTTAGTGAAACCATTAAAAGACCAGTCACTGGTATAGGTATAGGAGTTTTTGCAGAATATATCGGAGTGAAAGTTTTTGGAGCTAAAGGTTTTCACGCACATAATATATTTTTAAATGTCTTAGTAGAACAAGGAGTTCCTGGATTATTGATTTTTAGTAACTTTTTAGTAAAAATAGCATCGAAAGTTAAATATGCTAACCCTGTGGCGATCGTTCCGATTATGATGTTTTTAGCATCTCAAATACCCGATTTTTTTGCTGAAGATTATACCTTTACAACTATTGAATTTTATTTTATCGCAGCAGCTATCAATTCTAGGAAAGTTGTGTCTGAAAATTCAGGAGTGCAATCTCTGACTCCGCTGCTAGGAACTGAAATCTAA
- a CDS encoding glycosyltransferase: protein MLKTHTINRCHFNLIFPNIFGFKGGIQVYSIFLLKALQDLYPEANYDVFLKYDKQNLKQQPNLQFLTSTRFHYFGHLPRLLQTLLFAIKIIIFAIFQRPTIVISTHVNYAVACYVLKLITGIPYWVVAHGLEVWDIDSNLTKLALQKADKIISVSNYTRQRLLAETNIDAKKIVVLPNTFDAKQFQIKPKPSYLLKRYNLRDEQPVILTVTRLGRMAKYKGYDQIIHGLVKVRSHIPNVHFILAGKGDDLPRIKTLVNSLNLQDCITIAGFVPDEELCDHYNLCDVFAMPSKGEGFGIVYLEALACGKAVLAGNQDGSIDPLAEGKLGCLVDPDNVEEIADNLIQILQGDFSNPLIYQPEYLQRKTIEAYEFRQFRASLAKLFGFVGNREQPIGNRH, encoded by the coding sequence ATGCTTAAAACACATACCATAAATCGCTGCCATTTTAACTTAATATTTCCCAATATCTTTGGTTTTAAGGGAGGTATTCAAGTTTATTCAATATTTTTGCTGAAAGCATTACAAGATTTATATCCTGAAGCTAATTATGATGTATTTCTCAAGTATGACAAACAAAATTTAAAACAACAGCCAAACTTGCAATTTCTAACTTCAACAAGATTTCATTATTTTGGACATTTGCCAAGATTATTGCAAACTCTTTTATTTGCTATCAAAATAATTATTTTTGCTATTTTTCAACGTCCTACTATAGTCATATCAACCCATGTTAACTATGCCGTTGCTTGTTATGTTCTCAAACTGATAACCGGGATTCCCTACTGGGTAGTTGCTCATGGTTTAGAAGTTTGGGATATTGATAGCAATCTGACAAAATTAGCACTACAAAAAGCAGATAAAATTATTAGCGTTAGTAATTATACTCGCCAGCGCTTGCTTGCGGAAACAAATATTGATGCCAAGAAAATTGTGGTTTTGCCTAATACGTTTGATGCTAAACAATTTCAAATCAAGCCTAAACCCAGCTACTTACTCAAACGATATAATTTAAGAGATGAACAGCCTGTAATTCTGACAGTAACCCGCCTGGGACGTATGGCAAAATATAAGGGGTATGACCAAATTATTCATGGTTTAGTTAAAGTGCGATCGCACATACCTAATGTTCACTTTATTCTTGCAGGCAAAGGTGATGATTTACCTCGAATTAAAACTCTAGTTAATAGCTTAAATCTCCAAGATTGTATTACCATTGCAGGATTTGTACCAGATGAAGAGTTGTGCGATCATTACAATCTCTGCGACGTTTTTGCGATGCCTAGTAAAGGAGAAGGATTTGGTATTGTTTATCTAGAAGCTTTAGCTTGTGGTAAAGCCGTTTTGGCGGGTAATCAAGATGGTTCTATAGACCCATTAGCTGAGGGAAAATTGGGGTGTTTAGTTGACCCTGATAATGTCGAAGAAATTGCCGATAACCTAATTCAAATTCTGCAAGGTGATTTCTCTAATCCATTGATTTATCAACCAGAATACTTGCAACGAAAAACTATCGAAGCTTATGAATTTAGACAGTTTCGGGCAAGTTTAGCAAAGTTATTTGGCTTCGTAGGTAATAGGGAACAGCCAATAGGCAACAGGCATTGA
- a CDS encoding ArsI/CadI family heavy metal resistance metalloenzyme: MALLKTHIALNVTDIEKSVAFYRAMFGVEPLKYKDDYAKFDISSPALNLTLNLAASIQTGGALSHLGVQVESTEEVRSAIQRFTDAGLALFTEDNTDCCYALQDKVWVTDPDGNRWEVFVVKVGDTAPEKNLVTTVNSTGVAKVVNKPCCA, encoded by the coding sequence ATGGCATTGCTGAAAACTCATATAGCTTTGAATGTTACTGACATTGAAAAGTCTGTGGCATTTTATCGGGCAATGTTTGGCGTGGAACCATTGAAATATAAGGATGACTACGCGAAGTTTGATATTTCCAGTCCAGCTTTAAATTTGACATTGAATCTAGCTGCTAGCATCCAGACTGGTGGTGCATTGTCTCATTTGGGTGTACAAGTTGAAAGTACAGAAGAAGTGCGATCGGCGATACAAAGGTTTACTGATGCAGGACTAGCATTGTTTACCGAAGACAACACTGATTGTTGCTACGCTTTACAAGATAAAGTTTGGGTAACAGATCCAGATGGAAACCGCTGGGAAGTGTTTGTGGTGAAGGTGGGAGATACGGCACCAGAAAAGAATTTGGTGACTACAGTTAATTCGACTGGGGTAGCCAAGGTTGTTAATAAGCCATGTTGCGCTTAG
- a CDS encoding ArsR/SmtB family transcription factor, whose translation MTYINILPEYIDECQYNNMNFPKQISTCCTPLLSCCIKPEEAAQTAAIFRALGEPARLQLLSLIANQPAGEACVCELTEPLGLSQPTVSHHLKVLYEAGLLEKERRGTWIYYRVVAERIEALRNALALPQKTQ comes from the coding sequence TTGACTTATATCAATATCTTGCCAGAATATATTGATGAATGTCAATATAACAATATGAACTTTCCTAAACAAATTTCCACTTGTTGTACACCACTGTTGTCATGCTGCATCAAGCCTGAGGAAGCAGCCCAAACAGCAGCGATTTTTCGAGCCTTAGGAGAACCAGCACGGTTGCAATTGCTGAGTCTGATTGCCAATCAACCAGCGGGTGAAGCCTGTGTTTGTGAGTTAACAGAACCTTTGGGATTATCCCAACCCACTGTCAGCCATCATCTGAAGGTGCTGTACGAAGCAGGTTTGTTAGAAAAAGAACGACGCGGCACATGGATTTACTATCGGGTGGTTGCTGAACGGATTGAAGCTTTGCGAAACGCTTTAGCGCTACCTCAAAAAACCCAATAA
- the arsB gene encoding ACR3 family arsenite efflux transporter → MSTNPQANKAPAQAGSNLSFFEKYLTVWVFLCILAGITLGRLFPGVAAGLDALSIYQVSIPIAVCLFFMMYPIMVKIDFTQAANAMRTPKPVILTLVVNWLIKPFTMVAFSQFFLGWLFRPLITGSELIRGSEVAIANSYIAGTILLGIAPCTAMVLLWGYLSYGNQGHTLVMVAVNSLTMLFLYAPLGRWLLAANDLTVPWQTIVLSVLIYVGLPLIAGMYSRYWIFRYKGREWFERRFLKYLSPIAISALLITLILLFAFKGELIVSNPLHILLIAVPLFIQTNFIFLISYVAALKLNIAYEDAAPAALIGASNHFEVAIATAVMLFGLNSGAALATVVGVLIEVPVMLMLVEVCKRTAAWFPREPEKATLPDPRCNL, encoded by the coding sequence ATGAGTACAAATCCGCAGGCGAATAAAGCCCCAGCACAAGCAGGGAGTAATCTGAGTTTTTTTGAAAAATACCTGACGGTTTGGGTGTTTTTGTGCATTTTGGCAGGAATTACACTGGGAAGATTATTTCCTGGGGTGGCGGCGGGGCTGGATGCGTTGAGTATCTATCAAGTTTCAATTCCCATTGCAGTGTGTCTGTTTTTTATGATGTACCCCATCATGGTAAAAATTGACTTTACCCAAGCTGCAAATGCTATGCGTACCCCAAAGCCAGTTATTCTCACCTTGGTGGTGAATTGGTTGATTAAACCATTTACGATGGTGGCATTTTCCCAGTTTTTCTTGGGTTGGTTATTTCGGCCGCTAATTACAGGTAGTGAATTAATTCGGGGTAGTGAAGTAGCGATCGCCAATTCCTACATTGCTGGTACGATTTTACTGGGAATTGCTCCTTGTACTGCAATGGTGCTGCTGTGGGGTTATCTTTCCTATGGCAATCAGGGACACACTTTGGTGATGGTGGCGGTTAATTCTTTGACGATGCTGTTTTTGTATGCACCTTTAGGCAGGTGGTTACTGGCGGCAAATGATTTAACAGTACCCTGGCAAACGATTGTTTTGTCGGTGCTGATTTATGTCGGATTGCCTTTAATAGCTGGAATGTACAGCCGTTATTGGATTTTCAGATACAAAGGTAGAGAGTGGTTTGAACGCAGATTTTTAAAGTATCTCAGTCCAATTGCTATTAGTGCCTTGCTGATTACTTTAATTTTGCTGTTTGCTTTTAAAGGTGAATTGATTGTTAGCAATCCTTTGCACATCTTGTTAATTGCCGTGCCACTATTTATCCAAACTAATTTTATTTTCTTGATTAGTTATGTGGCAGCCTTAAAGCTAAATATAGCTTATGAGGATGCCGCGCCCGCAGCATTAATTGGAGCCAGCAATCATTTTGAAGTGGCGATCGCCACAGCAGTAATGCTATTTGGCTTAAATTCTGGTGCCGCACTGGCCACAGTGGTAGGCGTTTTAATCGAAGTGCCAGTAATGTTGATGCTGGTTGAGGTTTGTAAGCGAACGGCCGCATGGTTCCCAAGGGAGCCAGAAAAGGCAACATTGCCAGATCCACGGTGTAATTTGTAA
- the arsJ gene encoding organoarsenical effux MFS transporter ArsJ, protein MASTTASSANFKNYILVTLAYWGFTITDGALRMLVLLYFNQIGYTPLQIAFLFLFYEVFGIITNFLGGWIGSQLGLKVTLYTGIGLQIFSLVMLSWLNPDWVQWLAVVYVMVAQAFSGIAKDLTKMSSKSAIRLVVPQDAQSSLFKWVAVLTGSKNALKGVGFFVGSALLASVGFVNSLWIMAGGLFLIMFTGLLLPKGMGKIKKKVKFSQLFSKSQEINILSAARFFLFGSRDVWFVVALPVFLREILGWSFYQVGGFLACWVIGYGLVQFLAPTLIQRFGSGRPPQSKTIQFWTFTLTVVPAAIALALQLGIRANIAIVGGLLVFGVVFAFNSAVHSYLVLAFTDDDKVALNVGFYYMANSGGRLAGTVLSGLIYQFFGLVGCLWTSMFFVLAAALISLKLPDPEPSKAIAWKAGDGD, encoded by the coding sequence ATGGCTTCTACCACAGCTTCTAGCGCCAATTTCAAAAACTATATCCTAGTCACCCTCGCCTATTGGGGCTTCACCATCACCGATGGCGCCCTGCGAATGCTGGTGCTGCTTTATTTCAACCAAATTGGCTATACCCCACTGCAAATCGCCTTTTTATTCCTGTTCTACGAAGTCTTCGGAATTATTACGAACTTTTTAGGCGGTTGGATTGGTTCTCAATTAGGACTAAAAGTTACCCTTTATACTGGCATCGGGCTACAAATTTTCTCTTTAGTCATGCTGTCATGGCTAAATCCCGATTGGGTACAGTGGTTGGCAGTTGTTTATGTGATGGTGGCACAGGCATTTTCTGGAATTGCCAAAGACTTAACGAAGATGAGTTCTAAAAGTGCTATTCGGTTGGTGGTGCCCCAGGATGCCCAGTCATCTTTGTTTAAGTGGGTGGCAGTACTGACAGGTTCTAAGAATGCTCTCAAAGGAGTTGGCTTCTTTGTTGGTAGCGCACTTTTGGCTTCGGTTGGGTTCGTCAATTCCCTGTGGATTATGGCAGGGGGACTGTTCTTGATTATGTTCACTGGGCTACTGCTGCCTAAAGGAATGGGCAAAATCAAGAAAAAAGTCAAGTTTAGCCAACTCTTTTCTAAGAGCCAAGAGATCAATATTCTCTCAGCTGCCCGATTCTTTTTATTTGGTTCCAGGGATGTCTGGTTTGTTGTGGCATTACCAGTATTTTTACGTGAAATTTTGGGTTGGTCGTTTTATCAAGTTGGTGGATTCTTGGCTTGTTGGGTGATAGGTTACGGTCTTGTTCAGTTCTTGGCGCCAACACTGATTCAGCGATTTGGTTCTGGTCGTCCACCGCAATCAAAAACCATCCAATTCTGGACATTTACCCTCACTGTAGTTCCAGCCGCGATCGCTCTTGCTCTCCAACTAGGTATAAGAGCCAATATTGCCATCGTTGGCGGACTCCTCGTCTTTGGTGTAGTGTTTGCCTTCAACTCAGCAGTTCATTCTTATCTAGTATTGGCATTTACTGATGATGACAAAGTAGCGTTGAACGTCGGTTTTTATTACATGGCAAACTCTGGTGGTCGATTAGCTGGCACTGTCTTATCAGGTTTGATATATCAGTTTTTCGGCTTAGTTGGTTGCCTGTGGACATCCATGTTCTTTGTCCTAGCAGCAGCATTAATTTCTCTCAAGCTACCCGATCCCGAACCAAGCAAAGCGATCGCTTGGAAAGCTGGAGATGGGGATTAG
- a CDS encoding ArsJ-associated glyceraldehyde-3-phosphate dehydrogenase: MRVRVGINGFGRIGRLALRAAWGWSELEFVHINEIKGGALTAAHLLKFDSVHGRWSPEVEAEGERILIDGISLSFSEHSQPGEVPWEELGVDLVLECSGKFRTPATLDPYFKRGVQKVIVAAPVKEEALNIVMGVNDYLYEPEKHHLLTAASCTTNCLAPVVKVIHEGLGIKHGIITTIHDNTNTQTIVDAPHKDLRRARATSLSLIPTTTGSATAIGLIYPELNGKLNGIAVRVPLLNASLTDCVFEVVRPTTVEEINNLLKAASEQAPLKGILGYEERPLVSIDYKDDPRSSIIDALSTMVVDETQVKILAWYDNEWGYANRMVELARKVALSLKK, translated from the coding sequence ATGAGAGTACGTGTTGGCATCAACGGATTTGGCAGAATTGGACGGCTTGCTCTGCGGGCTGCTTGGGGTTGGTCAGAGCTAGAGTTTGTGCATATCAACGAGATTAAAGGCGGGGCACTCACAGCGGCTCATTTGCTCAAATTTGATTCTGTCCACGGGCGTTGGTCACCGGAAGTAGAAGCAGAGGGGGAACGCATCCTGATTGATGGTATATCCCTGAGCTTTAGCGAACATTCCCAACCTGGTGAAGTTCCTTGGGAAGAATTGGGCGTTGATCTCGTGCTGGAATGCTCCGGCAAGTTTAGGACTCCCGCCACCCTAGACCCGTATTTTAAGCGGGGAGTACAAAAGGTAATTGTGGCTGCTCCGGTAAAGGAAGAAGCCTTGAATATCGTTATGGGGGTTAATGACTACCTCTATGAGCCAGAAAAACATCATCTCCTAACCGCTGCTTCTTGTACAACTAACTGTTTGGCTCCAGTTGTGAAGGTAATCCATGAAGGCTTGGGCATTAAACATGGAATTATTACCACCATCCATGACAATACCAATACTCAGACCATCGTAGATGCACCTCATAAAGATCTACGCCGCGCACGGGCTACCAGTCTGTCCTTAATTCCTACCACCACTGGATCGGCAACAGCGATCGGACTGATTTATCCAGAACTCAACGGCAAACTCAACGGTATAGCAGTAAGAGTGCCATTGCTCAACGCTTCTTTGACAGACTGTGTATTTGAAGTTGTGCGACCCACCACCGTAGAAGAGATTAATAACTTACTAAAAGCAGCTTCCGAGCAAGCACCGCTCAAAGGAATTCTCGGCTACGAAGAGCGTCCTTTAGTATCCATCGACTACAAAGACGATCCTCGGTCTTCCATCATTGATGCCCTCTCGACGATGGTGGTAGACGAGACGCAAGTGAAAATACTTGCCTGGTATGACAACGAATGGGGCTATGCCAACCGGATGGTTGAACTCGCCCGTAAAGTAGCTCTGAGTTTGAAAAAGTAA
- a CDS encoding ArsR/SmtB family transcription factor translates to MQTPAATIPHLIAAGFHALSDPLRIKVLELLRQRELCVCDLCDALGVSQSKLSFHLKTLKEAGLVNSRQEGRWIYYSLNLPQFSVLEEYLADFSRNSVISSARPCCD, encoded by the coding sequence ATGCAAACCCCCGCTGCCACTATTCCTCATTTAATTGCTGCGGGCTTTCACGCCCTTTCCGATCCACTCAGAATTAAGGTATTGGAACTGTTACGACAGCGAGAATTATGTGTGTGTGATTTGTGCGATGCCTTGGGGGTAAGTCAGTCGAAATTATCTTTTCATCTGAAAACCCTCAAGGAAGCTGGCTTAGTTAACTCGCGTCAAGAAGGACGCTGGATTTATTACAGTTTGAATTTGCCCCAATTTAGTGTTTTAGAAGAATATCTGGCAGATTTTAGCCGTAATAGTGTCATCTCATCTGCACGTCCCTGCTGCGATTAG
- a CDS encoding type II toxin-antitoxin system VapC family toxin produces MIILDTHLWIWWNHNDSKLTPAHRKVINRERPYGLGVCSISWLEISRLVTQNKLILPCSIQEWFNIAFAQEGVILLSITPQIAIDSYSLPGDFHKDPADRIIVATARIYNVPLVSIDEKILAYSHIKRILP; encoded by the coding sequence GTGATTATTCTTGATACTCATCTTTGGATTTGGTGGAATCACAATGATTCAAAGTTGACTCCTGCTCACCGTAAGGTAATAAATAGGGAAAGACCTTATGGTTTAGGTGTTTGCTCCATAAGTTGGTTAGAAATTAGCAGACTTGTTACCCAAAATAAGTTAATTCTTCCTTGTTCTATTCAAGAATGGTTTAATATTGCTTTCGCACAAGAGGGAGTAATTCTTCTATCAATCACTCCCCAAATCGCCATTGATTCCTACTCACTTCCAGGGGATTTTCATAAAGATCCAGCCGATAGAATTATCGTTGCAACAGCAAGAATTTATAACGTTCCTTTGGTAAGTATAGATGAAAAAATACTTGCCTATTCTCATATAAAAAGAATTCTTCCTTGA